tctatcatctctgtcaaattcaaaattcgaGTATTCGAAAAATCCAGCTCCAAAATCGTTGATTAGCAGCGACTAAAACCCAAAGTTTCCTCCAATTTTAACGAATTACTTCGTGGGTCAATCTCATAATCTGGGAACACTCTTtcggttttgattttgttggcAGCATCTATTCTAAGCGAAATGATGGgaagtaaaagagaagaagagaggaacgAGAAGATTATTCGTGGGCTTATGAAGCTTCCACCGAATCGTCGTTGTATCAACTGCAATAGCCTTGTAATTTTATCTAACTCTCTCTCCCTTTTACCAATTTTTGTCTTCCTTCAAAGGCTTAATTTGTTCTCTAAATTGTTCCTGTGAGTGTATCAACTGAGTTTTGAACTGATGGGTTTCAGCTTCTGTGATTATGATTTCTATAATCTTGtgaaagatatgttttttttggggggcTTGTGTTTGTctagaaaatgttttgatttatgtCCTTCGATGGGTTCTATCAGTGAAGTTAATCTGCAAAGCCaagtaatttgtttatttccaGATATagaaatggaaagagaagCTCGCAAAGCTACAATTTTTCGTTCATTTGTGTGAATTTGGATTTAATTCCATTCTGGCTATATTATAGTAAGACTTGCAAATGATGCAGGGCCCTCAATATGTTTGCACAACTTTCTGGACCTTCGTATGCATGGCTTGTAGCGGGATACAGTGAGTACCTTCCCCTTCCTATATACTTTCTTTGCAACTATTCCTGACCTCTCTTGTGTTCCTTCCTTGTCAGTATCGTACGCTGGTTTGTGTTACCTTTTCTCTTTCCATGATTTACTTTATCATCTTACATCTTACATTTACAGTTAAGTTATATGTAATTTGTAAAGTAGGAATAAGTAACCTTTTTGTTAACGGTTTCCTATGTTCATCCCACGATTAAGTTTTCTGCTATATTGTAAGCTATCGAGTCTAaattagtttaaatatttgtagaCAGGACTCATTGTGATCCCCCAGAAGCATGGCTAATGCATTGTCTtacaaaatatacatttatatctagtgtttgattgtttttgtgggctttagtttttgtttcatgCACCTGATTTCGTCGACAGATTGTGTGAGCTGATTTTTTTGGCATCATTGTATTTGGTGGCTGACTTAtaccttttattttattactcTTGTACTGATATAACAGAATTCTCAATCTATTCAGTGGAtccctttttatttatgtctCTTGTCTTGATTTGGTAAATTTTGGTGCAACTGTTATACGAGACTTGTTATCATTGAAAAGGAAATATAGGCTTATGTGAAATGAGCAGCTGTAATCTTTCTTCGCGTTATTTTTAGGTATATTCGGAAGTATTTCTTTCTCCAGCTGTGCATCGTTTCATATGCGGTTATAGGGTTCTTTTGATGCATATTTAAGTATAGGGAGGTGCAGTGtgcattttatttattacgATTTCCTGTTTCCTAGCTAAGTTACACTGCCTTGATGTAGTGAATATGTTcctaccttttctttttctcttagtttcagtttttcatggtttattttattttgatgacCTGCAGCCGCGAATTCACTCATCGTGTGAAATCTGTGTCAATGTCAAAGTTTACTTCTAAAGAAGTTGAAGTACTTCAAAATGGTGGTAATCAGGTAGTATTGATgctaaagtttcaattttctaaattttcctTAGATAGATGTTTCCGTCTGTAGCTTATGAGAGTTTTCTATTTCAGCGCGCCCgagaaatatatttgaaaaactGGGACCACCAACGACAGAGGCTTCCAGAAAACAGGtttaaataattagttttccTTGGTGTTCATGTTTGAGCAGCCAGAAACATtgcttttttgaaaaaagaaaaaatatgatctGTTTAAAATCCATgatatgttgttgttgttctttggCAGTAATGCTGAGAGAGTTCGcgaatttatcaaaaatgtgtATGTGCAAAAGAAATATGCAGGCGCAAATGATGCGGACAAGCCTTCGAAAGATAGTCAGGCAAGattatcttgtttcttttatgcCATCTTTCTAAATTTGACTCATATTTTGCTGCAATATTTAGGATAAAATCTTATATCCAAAGCAGCAATGTATTTGAGTGAAATTTTCCGTCTAAGTGTGTTCTATTGGTagtacttttctttttctttaggatttattttatacttgAACTTTCTAATCTAACAATACAATATTATGGGTTTTAAGATGATCAATGTTGCTCTGAAGCTCAAGGTAGTCATATAGGTCTTCTAGTGTCTGATacttattatttcttttgacTTGCTCTAAATTCAACCATGTGCATGCATGCATGGAacacttatttatttttcattttccctGTAATGCAATGGACAGGACCATGTAAGTTCTGAAGATATGACACGACGGGCCAACTCCTATCATTCTTACTCCCAAAGCCCTCCTTACGATTATCAGTATGAAGAGCGCCGTTATGGGAAAATACCCTTGGGATTTACCGGCAAGTCTGCTTCAGTGAAAGGTCTTCATGCAAAAGCCTCTAGTTTTGTATACAGCCCCGGACGTTTTAGTGATCATATGTTTGAAGACCAATTCTCAAATGAGGACTCAGCTCCAAGGGCTTCAGATTATTCTGTTTCGAGTGCAGGAGATCCGTTCAGGTCTGATATACAGTCACCAAATTTTCAGCAGGAAGCTGAATTTCGTAGTCCCCAGTTTCAGCATTCAAATGCCCCTCCAAGTGAAAACTTATTTCCAGGCAGGCAACATCAGGTAATAATACCCACATCCTCTAGGAATCTTGTTTGTATCTGGGCtaagagtttttttgttacaattgTAAATCACCTCCTGGTGGAAAAAGTGAGTTTACCGATGTTCCAATTTCTTCGTTCAGAGAACTACATCTTCTGGGAGTGTCAGATCAGTTGACAGTAATTTCATGTCTATCAAGTCATATACTTCGGGTGGTTTAGGGGAAGCCGTATCTGAAAGTCGTCAAAATACAGGAAGCCAGCAAGGTAAAACATCTAATCATGTTCCTTTAGTAGCAGAGTCGACAAAGGCTCCTATAGATTTGTTTCAGTTGCCAGGAGCGCCAGTGGCTCAATCTGTCGATACATTTCAACCTTCAATAGCACCCCGATCTCCACCTGTGAATCTTCAACAAGCTCCACAGACATACTCATTTACCCCGGCAAATTCGTTTGCTGGAAATTTGGGTCAGCAACCCACTTCAAGACCATCAGAATTGTCTGCGCCTAAGAACGAAGGTTGGGCTTCTTTTGACAATCCCATGCCTGCTGCAAAATCTACAAACGTTATTACCTCCCCTGGAGATTTCCAGTTGGAACTGAAAATTGAAGAGATTCTACAGCCTAGCACAAGCATGCAATTGCCACCCTATCCATCAACTGTGGACCAGCATGCTTTGTCGATACCAAGTCCATGGCAGGAAGATCTCTCGAATGTTCTAAAAGATGTTGTCGATAACCCGGTGAGTCTTAAGTCTTTGCTCTGtcttttcaattatattatcGCGGGTGCAGCATGagtaaataaaaaggaaaatgtttCATGTGCCACCATCTCATCCTTGCATTGACTATGATACTTCTTTCATTCATGAAAATTGTGATGATCCTGTACATGTTGGGCTCGGCAAACAGGCTGGTCTCATGTTTTATGGAATTTATTGGCCAAGCTGTAATCTGACAAACTAAATACTGTAGTTACTTATGTCTGAAATAACGGCATGATTCCACAATCAAGATTAGCATTCATACTTGGGATGTAATGAACTAACTCCTACCCAACCTGTTTTTAGCAGCCGTGGAATGCCTTTCCCGACTCTATTGAGGCCAATCCTTTGGACAGCAGTAGGAATATTCACCAACAGGTAGATGGAGCAAGTACTTCGTCATATAACACTGATCACCAGCATTTGGAATCACAAGTTTTAGAGGTTGTTGCATTTTCCCTTATCACGTCAGTGTATTTTGGATGAATCTCTTTGTTGATTCCTCTGTGATGATGTCAAGTCACAGGAATTAAGCAATGATGGCACCCAAACAACCAGAATCCCTGCTGGCTCTTCTGCTTTTGGTTTTCCAGGAAATATTGGCATGGCACCATCATACTCGGTACTCCCCTCTTATGGTTTCAGTTATGCTTTGCAGTTTTCCCTTATATCCTTATCGACCTCCCTCCTTTTAACTTGCCTATCCATTATCTAGTCTTTGATCGATTGAGATCTTTATTCGCAGGAAGAAGCTTGGCAGCATGTAAATGAACAAAAGTCAGCTAATCCATTTGATCTCCCCTATGATTCTGAGTTCGACTCAAATGACATGGTATGTAGAGCCTTGTTCATGCATTTGTCTTACAATCAAATCAGATCTCACACCATCATTTGTATGCAATGGTGTAATGTTGTAGAAACTAGAGAATCTAAAATATCTAAGTTGGGTGACGACTTCAAATCTTGTTCAGTGGAATTATCATGTTCTTTTTGAGAGATAGTATATCATATGGATTTGATAGGAAAAGAACATTTTCCTTTCTCAATTATCCAAATCAAAGAAGCTAGGCAGGAAATCTAGAGAATCCCTTACTTTCCCAAGCTCAGTATCTATCCAAAAGACCCTATCTGTTTTTCTCATTCTATTTTTGATTCTGCATTTTGTCTGATCTTTTTCCTGTTAATTTTTCTTCGATGTTTTTAGGATATCCTCGTAATATAGTTCATGTGGAGCTCATCTTAACCTAGACTTTCGATAAGCATATTTGCAAACTGTCTATGTCATTCAATGGTTCATTTGATAAAACACAACATAGGTCGTGCAAGATTACAAGTGAATTTCTGAATACATCACTAAAAGccttttttttaaattctataTTTGACTTTGTCGTGGTTGTAATTAATGCCAGTTCTTGGACATGAGTTCGTTACAAGGGGCACTGCCCGATATCCAGACACCACAAGCCTTCCTTAATGGTGTATCACAACCGTGGCTCGCTGCAGATTCTGTACCCTCGTACTTACCTGCTCCAGCAGTCGCACAAGGTGATATTAATTATGTGCTATGAAGTATActcctttctttttattagTTCCCTACAGGAAATTTATCACCTTACTATGTTGCATGAAATATCAATTCACAAGTCCGATGTTCGCCCCCTTCAAAGTGTAGCTATTAAAAAATTCCGTCTTGTCAAAGTTTGAGTTGAAAATGTTCTCatgaaagaaagtaaatatttatGGTTGTGCACACTACATATATCTGATACTCTCTCTGGCTGACTATTAGGAACCTATCCTTGTAACCTTATAGGCCTTGTACGTTATCTAattctatgattttttttgctgCAGGTGGCTTAGCATACATGGCAGGGCAAGCATCAACGTAAGTTTCAAAATGTGATAATGTAATCTTTAAGATATGATGGTATTTGCATATGATTACTGCGATGCTTTTGagtgaaaaatccaaaaagtgGTATGTTCGTTTGTTTGATAATGTGATAGATCCTTTGGTTACATTTTTGAACGCATAGCGAGAATTATCCTCAAAGAATGATTTAGTGAgaagatattttgtttctacGGAGGAGCTTATCTTTTTGGCTTATTACATGGATGTAGGAATTCAGCAGCACAAGGCCCTGTTGCATTTACTGGAGGCAATCCATTTGCTTAGACACACCTcggtcttcttcatcttcttcttcacttatGCCTAGATGCTTCATCTTTGGATTCATCTTCATTTAGTGCcttccatatttttttaaaaaaaagaagaaaccagcCTTATTGTGCAAtgtgtttatttctttgttcGGAACCGACTTGAGCTGTATGTACCTTTGATTTGAGTGTATTTGCAAGTGGACATGACTGTCATGATTAATAATAAGTCGGACTCAACCAAAAAGCAAAGAGATACGAAACAAGCAGGTGCAACTCATAAACATGAATGCAACTTGACTTAGCTTTGATGTCTTGTGATCGAGAAGTTggaatctctcttttttcggAATTCATTTTTCTGCGTTCAGAAAACTACGTCATCCTGGGAGTTTCTGAAAATGGTCAAAATACAAGAAGCCAGCAATATGAAATATCTAGTCATGCATGTATCTTTAGTAGCAGAGTTAGCAAAGGCTCCACCAAATGGTTCACTTTTGTTATATGCAAGAAGAGACGATTGGTGGTGGAATAACAATAATAtgtttgtaatctttttttctttgtcaacatTTATAAGTATAATAACAAATTGTATTCATTAGTAATAAATATTCCTTTGATTTATGGGATAGATATataaagttgacaaaaaaataaaggattGATAGATAAAATTTAGCAAGGACGACTGCAATTGCACACACGTTGGGGAGGTAATGAAGGTGATATTTGAGTTGCATCAGTACATTGGCAAAGATCATATCTAAATCTCTTGTTTTTGAAATCGCCTAAGCAAGCCTTGTTCCCATCATTTCCGCATTTTCCAGTGAACATTTGATTTAGGTGACACCTCTTGTTCGCACCTTCTAcgtcttttgttttgtttcaacaacaacgacaaacatatttttttattttgtagttaACAACGACAatttaaataaactaattgATAATGCAACCGAATTGAAgttaatttgatatataattctATATCTATACAAGTGATGAATCAAAACTAATATGTTATTACCTTGAATATAGCTCACGAcaagaaacatgaaaacacaagaaaccaTCAGTAAAATAGCAGATTTCATCATTCAAAGGCTGTTTGAGATTGTCTACTCTGTCTTAAACTCGTCAAAACTTATAACATTCGTAgtaaaaatatacacaacaCAAGGTAAGAATAGTAATTTTccattaaattatatataacacaaaagaagaaaagagaaaggtgGAGCTAAGTCAACGAGATCAACGCGATCGttcatttattttagaatattcTTCTATATCtttcaatatttaatattttgtttttttactaatgttggaaattccttttttttttatatatcttagCAGTTTTATTTGTCCCCACAGAATATTGCTCAACACTCATATTTGCTTCACTTGAACATCACAAGGTGAAATACATGGATAAAGCAGCATAATCAGGATTTCATTTACTTGGTCCACTAGAATTTTGGGTTAATCAGAACATCATCAAGTTTGTTGTCACCCCAACAACAAAGGGCTCCATCAATAGTCGCGTCAAGAAGTAAAAAACAACACCCAACATGATGGATATGGGAAGGGCAGGCAGAGCTCGGTTGTACACAGATAACAAAATAAGAGTGCACCCAAGTCCGGAGATGATCGCAAGGTAACAGGCATACACAGTCATCAGATCATACATTGCTGCCCTACCAACAAGAACACTGTAGAAAATAAAGTCTCCAAGACCAAGTTTTATGCCTCTATTTGAAATGTCCACAACGTTATCCGACTCCTCCAAACCTCTTGCTTCTTCCCTATTATCTCCCCAACCCATCAACTCAACTAGTGGAGACATTTCTTCATCCATAACACTTTCTCTGTCTTCCATATTTCCTCTGGTTCCTACTGAGGTTGAGTGCTCTGACGCACTGGGACTTCCAACTAGAGGTGACCTCTCAAGTCCACCTCTGCTTCCGTTACCAATACCATCATCTACATTGTCTATATCCCTCACCGCAATAGCATTATAATCCATATTATGAGAATTTTCCCTTCCAAGTTGGTTTACATCATGATTCCGAACTGCTTGCAGCTCAACTGATCCAGAATCTGAAACCCCCCCACCACCAACCAAAGCCCTTAAACTCGAGCCACGGTTTCTCCTTTGGTTGCCTGATGAAACAGTCGGCCTAGCTTCATAAACCATAGCAGGAAGTTCCTCATCGCGGCTCGAAGCCAGCTCTACCAACAACTTAAGTGGCCCACCAGGTGCCAAAACAGCAACCAAGTCATACAAAGCTAAAGCCACCAAGATAAACCATGTAGTCCACTCAGGTAACTTAGTGAACCAAGCTGCAACAACTATCCCCATAACAACCATATAACACTGTCTAAGCACAATTGGTATCCCACCAGCAAACACAGACAAAGTCCCCAAGATCGTGAAATTGAAAAGCAATATGAAGCAGGTGATGGAATCAACAGGAATTGAGAAATGCTGGATTATCGATAGGAAAATTGCACCTCCCATCGTACCTGAGATAAAGAATCAACAATGAATTCGAGTAAAccctaagaagaagaagaagaagaagaagaagaagaagaagaagtgaatgaggaaacaaaaattggtaCCTAAGACAAAGAAGGCAGAGAAACGCATGTAATGCTTAAGGAAATTGGTGAAGTTATAGTAGAAGAGGAGAACAAGGATGAAAGTGACGGCGGCAATGAGGACGACGAAGACGATGGCGTTGGCGAGACTACCTTCGAGCTTGACGGTGGTGGAGTCGGAGGGATTCTCGATGTAAATGAGGTTAGCGGCGCTACGGATCTGAGGGTCAGAAGTGACAGAGAGAGAGTAGGTGAGAAGGACGACGAGGAACATGCAGATGGAGACGGGAGCCATCACGCCGATAATCTCAACTCCGAGGGAATCGAGGATACTAGACTCCATCGTTATCGATTTCGGTGGATTTTTTGGCTTACGCCATTTTTGGGAGTtctagaggaagaagacgagaggAGAGAGGTACTTCTGAGTCTTCTTCTGACCAGCAGCTCGTCTATgccaatattttattttgtttgtgtcgACCTACGATATATCATTTAAAGCCCAAAAGGGCAAATAACGGTACAACAATAACAGCCCATTAGGCCCAATAACTACAAACAAAGctacttttttaaaagtatatctatttaatatattaaaaataaaattcggTTTCGGGATCAAATGTTTCGATTTTCAGGTCGGACCGGAGTGGATTAAACTGGATTTAAAACCAGGATTTTGCCTTTGGCGTAACCTTTCGAAGAGGAATGTCTGCAAACGAGATACCCGACGAGCTATGGAGAAAGATCCTAGAGATTGGCGTAAAGTCTTCGACTTTCTCGTACAAAGATCTTTGCTGCATCTCTATCTCCTCTCGCCGTCTCTTCCGATTGTCCTGCGATGATTCCCTCTGGGATCTTCTGCTCGTCCATGATTTCCCTAACCACATcgtctctgcttcttcttcttctgaatctcCCACCAAGTTTATCTACATGACTAGGTAACCTTGTTTGATTGAAATTTGTGCTTTCTGAGATTTCTTCTGTTGTTAGTGTGAGTATTTAAGCTCCTATGGATGTGGTTGATAGGTTTGAGAGGGAGAAGGAGAGGAAATTAGCTGCCCATAGAAGAGCTTTACTCAGGAAGGAGAGTGAAATTTCTGAATGGGGCCGGAGGATTCGTGAATTGGAGGCACGATTGTCCGACGAGGCTGAGAGACTacagtcttcttctctgcaaTTTTCAGATTTGCTGAAAGTGAGGTAGTCCCCAACCTGGTGAACA
This sequence is a window from Arabidopsis thaliana chromosome 1 sequence. Protein-coding genes within it:
- the ZIGA4 gene encoding ARF GAP-like zinc finger-containing protein ZIGA4 (ARF GAP-like zinc finger-containing protein ZIGA4 (ZIGA4); FUNCTIONS IN: ARF GTPase activator activity, DNA binding, zinc ion binding; INVOLVED IN: regulation of ARF GTPase activity; LOCATED IN: nucleus, plasma membrane; EXPRESSED IN: 23 plant structures; EXPRESSED DURING: 13 growth stages; CONTAINS InterPro DOMAIN/s: Arf GTPase activating protein (InterPro:IPR001164); BEST Arabidopsis thaliana protein match is: NSP (nuclear shuttle protein)-interacting GTPase (TAIR:AT4G13350.2); Has 35333 Blast hits to 34131 proteins in 2444 species: Archae - 798; Bacteria - 22429; Metazoa - 974; Fungi - 991; Plants - 531; Viruses - 0; Other Eukaryotes - 9610 (source: NCBI BLink).), with the translated sequence MMGSKREEERNEKIIRGLMKLPPNRRCINCNSLGPQYVCTTFWTFVCMACSGIHREFTHRVKSVSMSKFTSKEVEVLQNGGNQRAREIYLKNWDHQRQRLPENSNAERVREFIKNVYVQKKYAGANDADKPSKDSQDHVSSEDMTRRANSYHSYSQSPPYDYQYEERRYGKIPLGFTGKSASVKGDPFRSDIQSPNFQQEAEFRSPQFQHSNAPPSENLFPGRQHQRTTSSGSVRSVDSNFMSIKSYTSGGLGEAVSESRQNTGSQQGKTSNHVPLVAESTKAPIDLFQLPGAPVAQSVDTFQPSIAPRSPPVNLQQAPQTYSFTPANSFAGNLGQQPTSRPSELSAPKNEGWASFDNPMPAAKSTNVITSPGDFQLELKIEEILQPSTSMQLPPYPSTVDQHALSIPSPWQEDLSNVLKDVVDNPQPWNAFPDSIEANPLDSSRNIHQQVDGASTSSYNTDHQHLESQVLEELSNDGTQTTRIPAGSSAFGFPGNIGMAPSYSEEAWQHVNEQKSANPFDLPYDSEFDSNDMFLDMSSLQGALPDIQTPQAFLNGVSQPWLAADSVPSYLPAPAVAQGGLAYMAGQASTNSAAQGPVAFTGGNPFA
- the ZIGA4 gene encoding ARF GAP-like zinc finger-containing protein ZIGA4 (ARF GAP-like zinc finger-containing protein ZIGA4 (ZIGA4); FUNCTIONS IN: ARF GTPase activator activity, DNA binding, zinc ion binding; INVOLVED IN: regulation of ARF GTPase activity; LOCATED IN: nucleus, plasma membrane; EXPRESSED IN: 23 plant structures; EXPRESSED DURING: 13 growth stages; CONTAINS InterPro DOMAIN/s: Arf GTPase activating protein (InterPro:IPR001164); BEST Arabidopsis thaliana protein match is: NSP (nuclear shuttle protein)-interacting GTPase (TAIR:AT4G13350.2); Has 3488 Blast hits to 2959 proteins in 240 species: Archae - 0; Bacteria - 4; Metazoa - 1486; Fungi - 545; Plants - 477; Viruses - 2; Other Eukaryotes - 974 (source: NCBI BLink).); amino-acid sequence: MMGSKREEERNEKIIRGLMKLPPNRRCINCNSLGPQYVCTTFWTFVCMACSGIHREFTHRVKSVSMSKFTSKEVEVLQNGGNQRAREIYLKNWDHQRQRLPENSNAERVREFIKNVYVQKKYAGANDADKPSKDSQDHVSSEDMTRRANSYHSYSQSPPYDYQYEERRYGKIPLGFTGKSASVKGLHAKASSFVYSPGRFSDHMFEDQFSNEDSAPRASDYSVSSAGDPFRSDIQSPNFQQEAEFRSPQFQHSNAPPSENLFPGRQHQRTTSSGSVRSVDSNFMSIKSYTSGGLGEAVSESRQNTGSQQGKTSNHVPLVAESTKAPIDLFQLPGAPVAQSVDTFQPSIAPRSPPVNLQQAPQTYSFTPANSFAGNLGQQPTSRPSELSAPKNEGWASFDNPMPAAKSTNVITSPGDFQLELKIEEILQPSTSMQLPPYPSTVDQHALSIPSPWQEDLSNVLKDVVDNPQPWNAFPDSIEANPLDSSRNIHQQVDGASTSSYNTDHQHLESQVLEELSNDGTQTTRIPAGSSAFGFPGNIGMAPSYSEEAWQHVNEQKSANPFDLPYDSEFDSNDMFLDMSSLQGALPDIQTPQAFLNGVSQPWLAADSVPSYLPAPAVAQGGLAYMAGQASTNSAAQGPVAFTGGNPFA
- the ZIGA4 gene encoding ARF GAP-like zinc finger-containing protein ZIGA4 (ARF GAP-like zinc finger-containing protein ZIGA4 (ZIGA4); FUNCTIONS IN: ARF GTPase activator activity, DNA binding, zinc ion binding; INVOLVED IN: regulation of ARF GTPase activity; LOCATED IN: nucleus; EXPRESSED IN: 22 plant structures; EXPRESSED DURING: 13 growth stages; CONTAINS InterPro DOMAIN/s: Arf GTPase activating protein (InterPro:IPR001164); BEST Arabidopsis thaliana protein match is: NSP (nuclear shuttle protein)-interacting GTPase (TAIR:AT4G13350.2).), which gives rise to MMGSKREEERNEKIIRGLMKLPPNRRCINCNSLGPQYVCTTFWTFVCMACSGIHREFTHRVKSVSMSKFTSKEVEVLQNGGNQRAREIYLKNWDHQRQRLPENSNAERVREFIKNVYVQKKYAGANDADKPSKDSQDHVSSEDMTRRANSYHSYSQSPPYDYQYEERRYGKIPLGFTGKSASVKGLHAKASSFVYSPGRFSDHMFEDQFSNEDSAPRASDYSVSSAGDPFRSDIQSPNFQQEAEFRSPQFQHSNAPPSENLFPGRQHQRTTSSGSVRSVDSNFMSIKSYTSGGLGEAVSESRQNTGSQQGKTSNHVPLVAESTKAPIDLFQLPGAPVAQSVDTFQPSIAPRSPPVNLQQAPQTYSFTPANSFAGNLGQQPTSRPSELSAPKNEGWASFDNPMPAAKSTNVITSPGDFQLELKIEEILQPSTSMQLPPYPSTVDQHALSIPSPWQEDLSNVLKDVVDNPQPWNAFPDSIEANPLDSSRNIHQQVDGASTSSYNTDHQHLESQVLESQELSNDGTQTTRIPAGSSAFGFPGNIGMAPSYSEEAWQHVNEQKSANPFDLPYDSEFDSNDMFLDMSSLQGALPDIQTPQAFLNGVSQPWLAADSVPSYLPAPAVAQGGLAYMAGQASTNSAAQGPVAFTGGNPFA
- the ZIGA4 gene encoding ARF GAP-like zinc finger-containing protein ZIGA4 (ARF GAP-like zinc finger-containing protein ZIGA4 (ZIGA4); FUNCTIONS IN: ARF GTPase activator activity, DNA binding, zinc ion binding; INVOLVED IN: regulation of ARF GTPase activity; LOCATED IN: nucleus, plasma membrane; EXPRESSED IN: 23 plant structures; EXPRESSED DURING: 13 growth stages; CONTAINS InterPro DOMAIN/s: Arf GTPase activating protein (InterPro:IPR001164); BEST Arabidopsis thaliana protein match is: NSP (nuclear shuttle protein)-interacting GTPase (TAIR:AT4G13350.2); Has 3491 Blast hits to 2950 proteins in 241 species: Archae - 0; Bacteria - 7; Metazoa - 1485; Fungi - 538; Plants - 477; Viruses - 2; Other Eukaryotes - 982 (source: NCBI BLink).), which codes for MMGSKREEERNEKIIRGLMKLPPNRRCINCNSLGPQYVCTTFWTFVCMACSGIHREFTHRVKSVSMSKFTSKEVEVLQNGGNQRAREIYLKNWDHQRQRLPENSNAERVREFIKNVYVQKKYAGANDADKPSKDSQDHVSSEDMTRRANSYHSYSQSPPYDYQYEERRYGKIPLGFTGKSASVKGLHAKASSFVYSPGRFSDHMFEDQFSNEDSAPRASDYSVSSAGDPFRSDIQSPNFQQEAEFRSPQFQHSNAPPSENLFPGRQHQRTTSSGSVRSVDSNFMSIKSYTSGGLGEAVSESRQNTGSQQGKTSNHVPLVAESTKAPIDLFQLPGAPVAQSVDTFQPSIAPRSPPVNLQQAPQTYSFTPANSFAGNLGQQPTSRPSELSAPKNEGWASFDNPMPAAKSTNVITSPGDFQLELKIEEILQPSTSMQLPPYPSTVDQHALSIPSPWQEDLSNVLKDVVDNPPWNAFPDSIEANPLDSSRNIHQQVDGASTSSYNTDHQHLESQVLEELSNDGTQTTRIPAGSSAFGFPGNIGMAPSYSEEAWQHVNEQKSANPFDLPYDSEFDSNDMFLDMSSLQGALPDIQTPQAFLNGVSQPWLAADSVPSYLPAPAVAQGGLAYMAGQASTNSAAQGPVAFTGGNPFA
- the ZIGA4 gene encoding ARF GAP-like zinc finger-containing protein ZIGA4; this translates as MMGSKREEERNEKIIRGLMKLPPNRRCINCNSLGPQYVCTTFWTFVCMACSGIHREFTHRVKSVSMSKFTSKEVEVLQNGGNQRAREIYLKNWDHQRQRLPENSNAERVREFIKNVYVQKKYAGANDADKPSKDSQDHVSSEDMTRRANSYHSYSQSPPYDYQYEERRYGKIPLGFTGKSASVKGLHAKASSFVYSPGRFSDHMFEDQFSNEDSAPRASDYSVSSAGDPFRSDIQSPNFQQEAEFRSPQFQHSNAPPSENLFPGRQHQRTTSSGSVRSVDSNFMSIKSYTSGGLGEAVSESRQNTGSQQGKTSNHVPLVAESTKAPIDLFQLPGAPVAQSVDTFQPSIAPRSPPVNLQQAPQTYSFTPANSFAGNLGQQPTSRPSELSAPKNEGWASFDNPMPAAKSTNVITSPGDFQLELKIEEILQPSTSMQLPPYPSTVDQHALSIPSPWQEDLSNVLKDVVDNPQPWNAFPDSIEANPLDSSRNIHQQVDGASTSSYNTDHQHLESQVLEELSNDGTQTTRIPAGSSAFGFPGNIGMAPSYSEEAWQHVNEQKSANPFDLPYDSEFDSNDMDILVI